One Vanessa atalanta chromosome 20, ilVanAtal1.2, whole genome shotgun sequence genomic window carries:
- the LOC125071911 gene encoding uncharacterized protein CG3556, with translation MLGIRSSCVFLYALLMVLVNVHGQTETEAPSTTSTKPPPTTVASTTVTWETETLNEGQAIQKALQYLLQHRQPDWGWGNDTHHVMLTLQLANNTGKEIEQQGLEMQLSAKQMEIEILLMMSKHHESPPPLSRLAAYTLALGALCKDPRALHGRDLVTALLHREPPHDLDFAYATLAACSSAAHVRRRHIRRLLDIANAAADHSLDTISMVILALRCVVQDHRHRSLIHFVRRPMAGLARQQHPDGSFGTLTTTALAIQALEDSDNGPGAHQHWSLPAARKWLLERQEPDGGWGDVAKTAAAVAALTPASLAAVRPPHCSDKLLDSRHEPLDNNGGDGSLKLAYQAGHSSNDSDARNVSFTYTLWLGTNVTENYTLYMIAPRNISFYHVMQMAAEQDPKFKFEASEWPNGHYVHTLAGHKEEPMGYHYWLLYRLPEIPDPVSPPGNQLVAPVGVDDLLVEDGEHYLFWYKKL, from the exons ATGCTCGGAATACGTTCATCCTGTGTTTTTCTCTACGCTCTGCTTATGGTACTTGTGAACGTACATGGTCAAACTG aaaccgAAGCACCTTCCACTACGAGTACTAAACCACCACCGACGACGGTAGCTTCGACCACCGTGACATGGGAAACTGAAACCCTCAACGAGGGTCAGGCGATACAGAAGGCTTTACAATATTTGCTGCAACATAGACAGCCTGATTGGGGATGGGGGAACGATACCCATCACGTAATGCTTACGTTACAG ttagccAATAACACAGGCAAAGAGATTGAACAACAGGGACTAGAGATGCAACTGTCTGCCAAGCAAATGGAGATTGAGATACTACTTATGATGTCCAA GCACCACGAGTCCCCGCCGCCGCTGAGCCGGCTGGCGGCGTACACGCTGGCACTGGGCGCGCTCTGCAAGGACCCGCGCGCGCTGCACGGACGCGACCTGGTCACGGCGCTGTTGCACCGCGAGCCGCCACACGACCTTGACTTCGCCTACGCCACGCTCGCCGCCTGCTCGTCCGCCGCGCACGTGCGGCGCCGGCACATCCGCCGCCTGCTCGACATCGCCAACGCCGCCGCCGACCACAGTCTCG ATACAATTTCAATGGTTATCTTGGCACTACGCTGCGTAGTTCAAGATCACCGTCACCGAAGTCTGATACATTTCGTACGAAGACCGATGGCTGGTCTGGCGCGGCAGCAACATCCCGACGGTAGTTTTGGTACCTTGACCACAACAGCGTTAGCTATACAG GCTCTCGAAGATTCTGACAATGGCCCCGGAGCTCACCAACATTGGAGTCTCCCCGCTGCAAGGAAGTGGCTGCTCGAGCGACAGGAGCCTGATGGCGGTTGGGGCGATGTAGCAAAAACCGCAGCAGCGGTCGCAGCGCTCACTCCTGCATCCCTTGCTGCTGTTCGACCACCGCATTGCAGCGATAAATTGCTAGATAGTCGACATGAACCACttg ATAATAATGGCGGAGACGGCAGTTTGAAGCTGGCGTACCAAGCAGGTCACTCGAGCAATGATTCCGACGCTCGCAATGTCTCCTTCACGTATACGCTCTGGCTTGGAACCAATGTTACcgaaaattatactttatatatgatAGCTCCcag GAACATATCATTCTATCACGTCATGCAAATGGCTGCAGAACAGGACCCTAAGTTTAAGTTCGAAGCTAGTGAATGGCCAAATGGTCACTATGTGCACACTCTAGCTGGTCACAAGGAGGAACCCATGGGCTACCACTACTGGTTGCTTTACCGCTTGCCTGAGATACCCGACCCTGTCAGCCCTCCTGGCAATCAACTGGTTGCTCCTGTCG gtGTTGACGATTTACTCGTAGAAGACGGGGAACATTACCTGTTCTGGTACAAGAAGCTGTAA
- the LOC125071912 gene encoding protein ABHD11-like has protein sequence MQCFLIITKFIPKICSNSLCRLTPLIMRSVATSSTDETVDLAYSSYEYTDKTSSKPPLIILHALLGSKNNWIDVSKSIHETTGRRVITIDARNHGDSDRSPQHTYFHMAADIRKLLQKLEVPKVSVFGHSMGGITAMVFSLLYSDLVSSLIVEDISPVQTSPQIFTILNLLDAMSTMSVKPDISMSKARELVDEHLKSVTLDINIRNYLISNLVQRDIGYTWQVNLAALKENFKKHIANFPYNLKGFQYVGPTLFIGGTLSIYIGKNDLQTIKEYFPQAELIYIEDAGHWIHIQQPDKFHEVVCKFLAEN, from the exons atgCAGTGTTTTCTCATTATAACGAAATTTATTCCTAAAATATGTTCAAATTCATTATGCCGCCTAACTCCCTTAATTATGCGAAGTGTAGCGACCTCCAGCACCGACGAAACTGTGGATTTGGCTTATTCTTCATACGAATACACTGATAAAACTTCGTCAAAGCCACCGTTAATAATATTGCATGCCTTGTTGGGTTCAAAAAATAACTGGATTGACGTGAGTAAATCGATTCATGAAACAACTGGTAGAAGGGTGATTACTATTGATGCACGAAACCACGGTGACAGCGATCGTTCTCCCCAGCATACTTACTTTCATATGGCGGCTGATATTAGGAAGCTGCTTCAAAAGCTAGAAGTGCCTAAGGTATCTGTATTCGGACACAGTATGGGAGGTATAACTGCTATGGTGTTTTCACTACTCTAT tctGATTTGGTGTCAAGCCTGATTGTAGAAGACATATCACCAGTACAAACGAGTCCTCAAATATTTACCATATTAAATCTGTTAGATGCTATGTCTACTATGTCTGTCAAACCAGATATTTCAATGTCCAAAGCAAGGGAACTGGTTGATGAACATTTGAAATCAGTAACCcttgatataaatatacgaaATTACTTAATATCAAACTTAGTGCAGCGTGATATTGGCTACACGTGGCAAGTTAATTTGGCAGCTctgaaagaaaattttaaaaagcacATTGCAAATTTTCCATATAATCTAAAAGGTTTTCAATACGTCGGCCCAACTCTTTTCATTGGAGGaactctttccatttacattgg CAAAAATGACCTGCAAACAATAAAAGAATACTTCCCACAGGCTGAACTCATTTATATTGAAGATGCTGGACATTGGATACATATTCAACAGCCAGATAAATTCCATGAAGTTGTCTGTAAATTCCTTGCAGAAAATTAA